The Caenorhabditis elegans chromosome II genome has a segment encoding these proteins:
- the agxt-1 gene encoding Alanine--glyoxylate aminotransferase (Confirmed by transcript evidence), which yields MISTRFLRPSVSIFGFGIKSSMSSRAPPKALLQDMVVPPRQLFGPGPSNMADSIAETQSRNLLGHLHPEFVQIMADVRLGLQYVFKTDNKYTFAVSGTGHSGMECAMVNLLEPGDKFLVVEIGLWGQRAADLANRMGIEVKKITAPQGQAVPVEDIRKAIADYKPNLVFVCQGDSSTGVAQPLETIGDACREHGALFLVDTVASLGGTPFAADDLKVDCVYSATQKVLNAPPGLAPISFSDRAMEKIRNRKQRVASFYFDAIELGNYWGCDGELKRYHHTAPISTVYALRAALSAIAKEGIDESIQRHKDNAQVLYATLKKHGLEPFVVDEKLRLPCLTTVKVPEGVDWKDVAGKMMTNGTEIAGGLGATVGKIWRIGTFGINSNSTKIENVVELLSKSIGEKSK from the exons ATGATTTCAACGCGATTTCTAAGACCTTCAGTCTCGATTTTTGGATTTGGAATTAAG tCATCAATGTCGTCTCGTGCTCCACCAAAAGCTCTTCTGCAAGATATGGTTGTCCCACCGCGGCAACTTTTTGGACCAGGACCATCGAACATGGCTGATTCGATTGCTGAGACCCAATCTCGCAATTTGTTAGGACACTTGCATCCAGAATTTGTTCAG attatgGCAGATGTTCGTCTGGGTCTTCAGTATGTCTTCAAAACCGACAATAAGTATACGTTTGCTGTCAGTGGAACTG GTCATTCTGGAATGGAATGCGCGATGGTTAATCTTCTCGAGCCCGGGGACAAATTCCTTGTAGTAGAAATTGGACTTTGGGGACAAAGAGCTGCTGATTTGGCTAAtag aatGGGAATCGAAGTTAAGAAGATTACTGCTCCGCAGGGGCAAGCAGTTCCAGTTGAGGATATCAGAAAGGCAATTGCTGATTACAAACCAAATTTGGTTTTTGTCTGTCAGGGAGATAGTTCAACGGGAGTTGCTCAACCATTGGAAACAATTGGAGATGCTTGCAGAGAGCATGGTGCTCTGTTCCTTGTTGATACg gtgGCGTCCCTCGGTGGAACTCCATTTGCAGCAGATGATCTGAAAGTTGATTGTGTCTATTCGGCAACCCAGAAAGTTCTCAACGCTCCACCAGGACTTGCGCCTATCTCATTCTCCGATCGAGCCAT ggaaaaaatcCGGAACCGAAAACAACGCGTCGCCTCGTTCTACTTTGATGCCATCGAATTGGGCAACTATTGGGGTTGTGATGGAGAATTGAAAAG atatcacCACACTGCTCCAATCTCCACTGTATATGCTCTTCGTGCAGCACTTTCTGCAATTGCAAAAGAAGGAATTGATGAATCAATCCAAAGACATAAAGATAATGCTCAAGTGTTGTATGCTACTCTGAAAAAGCATGGATTGGAACCATTTGTAGTGGATGAGAAATTGAGATTGCCATGTTTGACTACTGTGAAAGTACCGGAGGGTGTTGACTGGAAAGATGTTGCtggaaaaatgatgacaaatgGAACGGAg attgcTGGAGGACTTGGTGCAACTGTTGGTAAAATCTGGAGAATCGGAACGTTTGGAATTAACTCGAATtcgacaaaaatcgaaaatgttgtGGAACTTTTGTCGAAATCAATTGGAGAGAAAAg caagtAG
- the oac-46 gene encoding Acyltransferase 3 domain-containing protein (Confirmed by transcript evidence), translated as MILGLYLLLLSPAIASAGLEEYDEPFILQFINRSQTLDLSLKCKQSLALVYDYLNDIETLTDQKICYFESFATGPNDLFLSRDQDRWVYKGYECLLSAGETVYSKSEHPMHYCYTHDDDKDKRVPAFSVCIPSPCADENQKLLEEWRRITHPEATEPITFTACTRSRHEKQWFELPVPIADFGFNMSLAMLVVMATIFHNMRGEDAKSWSARILLAFSAKTNLKKLIALPKDPQSCITCLLGLRFGSMVWTLIGHSFIFVQAYMENVEDFKNSMVDNFFNQWITNFTLSVDVFLTLGGTVLSYSWFRKWLKNTSEEEPTWTSWGYWLKFYRHRVVRLYPAYLYTLLAVTLRISVTHFHPMWPPTDPAIQCPKYWWQNVLFVNSILDNQCMPWTWYIGTEFIYYLLSPIFLLTLRKAPKIGFILCFVVIMFSAGLNVESIVRNNFPPTQFLWKQPEMFNPNFIQHHLELYIKPQYRIGPYLIGILLGYQLARYQRIPVKPQQSNKYIISMWSVALVGILFGLYGLYPALQGWDSIAWRAYHLLYGALHRDIFSIGIAFLIYICHTGIGGPVNVFLSSNFFLPLANLSFSAYLFHMIPVVLTYMLVPFPIYFNTQIPLFIHCFVQLLITYFFAIICTMVSELPALNIERLLLASPPKTTLKPSPPTDSEIQLKPSDKA; from the exons ATGATTCTTGGGTTGTACCTCCTGTTATTATCACCGGCTATTGCTTCAGCCGGTCTAGAGGAGTACGATGAACCGTTCATTTTACAGTTTATTAATAGATCACAAACTCTCGATCTCAGTTTGAAATGCAAGCAGAGTTTGgcattg GTCTACGATTATCTGAACGACATCGAAACTCTAacagatcaaaaaatttgctatttTGAATCATTTGCAACCGGACCAAATGATCTGTTCCTCTCAAGAGATCAGGATCGATGGGTCTATAAAG GTTACGAATGTTTATTATCAGCTGGAGAAACAGTTTACTCAAAATCGGAGCATCCAATGCATTATTGCTATACTCATGATGATGATAAAGATAAAAGAGTACCTGCATTCTCAGTGTGTATTCCATCTCCATGTGCAGATGAAAACCAGAAGCTTCTTGAAGAATGGCGTCGAATAACTCATCCAGAAGCCACTGAACCAATCACTTTCACGGCATGCACAAGatctcgccacgaaaaacaATGGTTCGAATTACCCGTTCCAATCGCAGATTTTGGATTTAATATGAGTCTTGCAATGCTTGTTGTTATGGCTACAATTTTCCATAATATGAGAGGAGAAGACGCAAAATCATGGTCCGCAAGAATTCTCCTTGCATTCTCTGCAAAAACCAATTTGAAGAAGTTGATTGCTCTTCCAAAAGACCCACAAAGTTGTATAACTTGTCTACTAGGACTCAGATTTGGATCAATGGTATGGACATTGATTGgacattcatttatttttgtgcaaGCTTAtatggaaaatgttgaagatttcaaaaattcaatggttgataattttttcaatcaatggATCACCAATTTCACATTATCAGTTGACGTTTTTCTTACTCTCGGAGGAACTGTTTTATCGTACAGTTGGTTCagaaaatggctcaaaaataCTTCTG aagaagagCCAACATGGACATCTTGGGGATACTGGTTAAAATTCTACCGTCACAGAGTTGTTCGTCTCTACCCAGCATACTTGTACACACTTCTTGCTGTAACTCTTCGTATTTCTGTAACACATTTCCATCCAATGTGGCCACCAACTGATCCAGCTATTCAATGCCCAAAATATTGGTGGCAAAATGTTCTCTTCGTGAATAGTATTCTCGATAATCAATGTATGCCATGGACATGGTACATCGGAACTGAATTCATTTATTATTTGCTCTCTCCAATATTCCTTCTCACATTAAGGAAAGCGCCAAAGATCGGATTt ATTTTGTGCTTCGTCGTAATTATGTTCTCAGCCGGTTTGAATGTAGAATCCATCGTTCGCAACAACTTCCCGCCAACCCAATTCCTTTGGAAGCaaccggaaatgttcaatccaaattttattcaacaCCATCTTGAACTCTACATCAAACCACAATATCGCATTGGACCATATCTTATTGGAATTCTTCTTGGTTATCAATTGGCTAGATATCAACGAATTCCTGTGAAACCACAGCAAAGCAACAAATATATCA TTTCAATGTGGTCAGTGGCACTTGTGGGAATCCTTTTCGGTTTGTACGGTCTCTACCCAGCTCTTCAAGGATGGGATTCAATTGCCTGGAGAGCATATCACTTGCTCTATGGAGCACTCCATCGTGACATTTTCTCAATTGGTATTGCATTCCTTATCTACATCTGTCATACTGGAATTGGTGGACCTGTCAATGTCTTCCTCTCCTCCAATTTCTTCTTACCATTGGCCAACTTGAGTTTCTCg gcctACTTGTTCCACATGATTCCAGTGGTACTCACTTACATGCTCGTTCCCTTCCCAATATATTTCAATACTCAAATTCCACTCTTCATTCATTGTTTTGTTCAACTTCTCATTACATATTTCTTTGCCATAATATGCACAATGGTCAGTGAACTTCCAGCTCTGAATATCGAAAGGTTATTGCTTGCCTCTCCACCAAAAACTACACTCAAACCGAGTCCACCAACAGATTCGGAAATTCAATTAAAGCCTTCCGATAAGGCTTAA
- the snb-6 gene encoding V-SNARE coiled-coil homology domain-containing protein (Confirmed by transcript evidence) — MIHQQLPVSRIGWDDQKIMRTRQELNSVKIIMKENVQKIMERQGKLDDLVERAQKLEEASDVYVKCAVKIKREMSWKANAIRNGIIAVSSVSAFAGIAYAFL; from the exons ATGATTCATCAACAACTACCAGTGAGTCGTATTGGTTGGGACGATCAAAAGATTATGAGAACAAGACAGGAATTGAATTCG GTGAAAATCATCATGAAGGAGAACgtgcaaaaaattatggagAGACAGGGAAAACTTGACGATCTCGTTGAAAGAGCTC aaaaactcgAGGAAGCTTCAGATGTTTACGTCAAGTGTGCTGTcaag atcaaGCGTGAGATGAGCTGGAAAGCCAATGCTATTCGTAATGGTATCATCGCCGTATCAAGTGTGTCTGCTTTTGCCGGAATCGCATACGCATTTCTCTGA
- the npr-20 gene encoding Thyrotropin-releasing hormone receptor (Confirmed by transcript evidence), whose amino-acid sequence MLNDTFRIISNATLDDDPCSVSFIDQPFVKIPVMIIYCLVFVVCLSGNFLTLIVMTSHPMMRTPTNFFLSNLAIADLLVAIFCILQNMIHIVGFDHGNWPLGPVMCKLYLGLTNIMPCTSAGILVLVSLEKYIAVLHPLSGLKLLTPEHRWVATMIVWVISILVNFPYFLYAQNYTYLGVSACFRGSMPIWNSFSFIVWYLIPLTALVFIYSRISHLLWTSDSNRQSSRQSHESNGSLERGNGYANTAQPGSSWQMKNGRIVVYKQESLLNVPKREKKVKEPKRPKDTEGRRKVVRLLVAVVVSFALLTFPHHARLLYTSFQTGTICNSNWTMIFQPLSYIFLFISSAINPILYACLSKRFRNALSDVIHCRKGVFSRISRSRNRTLVSDVPPEDSRCPSPAPIRMHRIR is encoded by the exons atGTTAAACGACACATTTCGAATTATAAGTAATGCCACTTTGGATGATGATCCATGTTCCGTGTCATTCATAGATCAAccatttgtaaaaattcccGTAATGATTATATACTGCCTGGTATTTGTTGTATGTCTCTCCG gTAACTTCCTAACACTAATTGTGATGACTTCTCACCCAATGATGCGAACACctacaaacttttttctatcaaatCTCGCAATTGCTGATCTTCtagttgcaattttttgtattctacAGAATATGATACACATAGTTGGATTCGATCATGGGAATTGGCCTCTTGGACCAGTTATGTGCAAACTCTACCTGGGATTAACCAACATTATGCCATGCACAAGTGCCGGTATATTAGTTCTGGTCTCCCTCGAAAAATACATCGCAGTACTTCATCCTTTATCTGGATTAAAGTTGCTCACGCCAGAGCATCGATGGGTTGCAACAATGATTGTTTGGGTTATAAGCATTCTTGTCAATTTTCCCTACTTTCTGTATGCACAAAATTACACATATCTTGGTGTCAGTGCTTGCTTCAGAGGATC aatGCCCATATGGAACTCCTTCTCATTTATTGTTTGGTATCTCATTCCACTGACTGCACTCGTATTCATCTATTCTCGAATCAGTCATTTACTTTGGACATCTGACAGTAATCGACAAAGCAGCAGGCAGAGTCAtg aatcaaATGGATCCCTGGAAAGAGGTAATGGATATGCAAACACCGCACAACCTGGTTCAAGTTGgcaaatgaaaaatggaagaattgtTGTTTATAAACAAGAAAGCCTTCTAAATGTTCCAAAACGAGAGAAGAAAGTTAAAGAACCAAAGCGACCAAAAGATACCGAAGGACGGCGGAaa GTTGTACGACTTCTTGTTGCAGTTGTCGTTTCATTTGCTCTTCTTACTTTTCCGCACCATGCAAGACTTTTGTACACG AGTTTCCAAACTGGTACCATCTGCAATTCAAATTGGACAATGATATTCCAACCACTGTCCTATATATTCTTGTTCATATCTTCAGCGATTAACCCAATTCTATATGCATGTTTATCAAAACGGTTTAGGAATGCACTATCTGATGTAATACACTGCAG gaaaggAGTGTTCTCAAGGATATCTCGCTCCCGAAACAGGACGCTTGTCAGCGATGTTCCACCAGAAGATTCTCGATGTCCAAGTCCTGCTCCAATCAGAATGCACAGGATTcgttga
- the T07D4.2 gene encoding UPF0046 protein T07D4.2 (Confirmed by transcript evidence): MLSPALLKVSLNRRSSAPVPQDEKMMFHSRNRAASYLQPMIEDQELIGFNRDRRRSSGSIIVDSFELGNASPSRRGSIASGIPMDKKTRRKLSNPVSLHQYTEDPTLAWEMLKEKRPVKPVRQMRLDTPVKPDHVRFVCIGCTHGEQFDISKLPPGDVLLVAGDFTSCGLPNEVHNFNKLLGKLKYSYKVVIGGNHECTFDDTFLKLKQESEPKEMALKQALLSAIHSDSKGGISAKDLLSNAIYLEDNVIELFGITIYGTPWQPKVDNWAFNLSRGQQLLDKWNLIPAGVDVLLTHTPPLGHGDMMNNGQRMGCAELLNTVFKRVRPKYHVFGHIHEGYGCTTDGYTKFINCCMCNENLDLKNEPVIFDIPVHPHTKQFYIQNVKKIHKRFQKKK, from the exons ATGCTGAGTCCTGCATTGCTCAAAGTGTCACTCAATCGAAG AAGCTCCGCTCCTGTACCACAAGATGAG aaaatgatgtTCCATTCGCGAAACCGGGCTGCATCATATTTGCAGCCGATGATAGAAGATCAGGAATTGATTGGATTCAACAGAGATAGAA GAAGAAGTTCCGGCTCAATAATCGTCGACAGTTTTGAACTCGGAAATGCTTCGCCAAGTCGCCGCGGTTCAATTGCATCTGGCATTCCAATGGACAAAAAAACCCGACGGAAGCTGTCAAATCCG gtatcTCTTCATCAATACACAGAAGATCCAACACTTGCATGGGAAatgctgaaagaaaaaagaccAGTGAAACCAGTTCGTCAGATGAGACTTGATACTCCAGTAAAACCAGATCATGTGAGATTTGTATGTATTGGATGTACACATGGAGAACAATTTGATATATCAAAACTCCCACCTGGAGATGTTCTCCTCGTGGCTGGAGACTTCACATCATGCGGTCTTCCAAATGAAGTTCACAATTTTAATAAGTTActtggaaaactgaaatactCTTACAAAGTGGTGATAGGTGGAAATCACGAATGCACATTTGacgacacatttttgaaattga AACAAGAGTCTGAACCAAAAGAAATGGCACTGAAACAAGCATTGTTATCAGCAATTCATTCTGATTCAAAGGGTGGAATTTCAGCGAAA gatTTGTTATCAAATGCAATTTATTTGGAGGATAATGTAATCGAACTGTTTGGAATCACAATTTATGGAACGCCATG gcAACCAAAAGTAGACAATTGGGCATTCAATCTCTCTCGTGGACAACAACTATTGGACAAATGGAACCTGATCCCGGCGGGCGTTGACGTGCTTTTAACTCATACACCTCCACTTG GACACGGCGATATGATGAACAATGGACAGAGAATGGGATGTGCCGAGTTGTTGAACACAGTTTTCAAGCGGGTTCGACCAAAGTATCACGTTTTTGGACACATTCATGAGGGCTACGGATGCACAACTGATGGATATACAAAGTTCATTAACTGCTGCATGtgtaatgaaaatttggatttaaaG aacgagcCAGTAATATTCGATATCCCAGTGCACCCTCACACCAAACAATTCTACAttcaaaatgtgaagaaaattcataaaagattccaaaagaagaaataa
- the T07D4.2 gene encoding UPF0046 protein T07D4.2 (Confirmed by transcript evidence) — protein MMFHSRNRAASYLQPMIEDQELIGFNRDRRRSSGSIIVDSFELGNASPSRRGSIASGIPMDKKTRRKLSNPVSLHQYTEDPTLAWEMLKEKRPVKPVRQMRLDTPVKPDHVRFVCIGCTHGEQFDISKLPPGDVLLVAGDFTSCGLPNEVHNFNKLLGKLKYSYKVVIGGNHECTFDDTFLKLKQESEPKEMALKQALLSAIHSDSKGGISAKDLLSNAIYLEDNVIELFGITIYGTPWQPKVDNWAFNLSRGQQLLDKWNLIPAGVDVLLTHTPPLGHGDMMNNGQRMGCAELLNTVFKRVRPKYHVFGHIHEGYGCTTDGYTKFINCCMCNENLDLKNEPVIFDIPVHPHTKQFYIQNVKKIHKRFQKKK, from the exons atgatgtTCCATTCGCGAAACCGGGCTGCATCATATTTGCAGCCGATGATAGAAGATCAGGAATTGATTGGATTCAACAGAGATAGAA GAAGAAGTTCCGGCTCAATAATCGTCGACAGTTTTGAACTCGGAAATGCTTCGCCAAGTCGCCGCGGTTCAATTGCATCTGGCATTCCAATGGACAAAAAAACCCGACGGAAGCTGTCAAATCCG gtatcTCTTCATCAATACACAGAAGATCCAACACTTGCATGGGAAatgctgaaagaaaaaagaccAGTGAAACCAGTTCGTCAGATGAGACTTGATACTCCAGTAAAACCAGATCATGTGAGATTTGTATGTATTGGATGTACACATGGAGAACAATTTGATATATCAAAACTCCCACCTGGAGATGTTCTCCTCGTGGCTGGAGACTTCACATCATGCGGTCTTCCAAATGAAGTTCACAATTTTAATAAGTTActtggaaaactgaaatactCTTACAAAGTGGTGATAGGTGGAAATCACGAATGCACATTTGacgacacatttttgaaattga AACAAGAGTCTGAACCAAAAGAAATGGCACTGAAACAAGCATTGTTATCAGCAATTCATTCTGATTCAAAGGGTGGAATTTCAGCGAAA gatTTGTTATCAAATGCAATTTATTTGGAGGATAATGTAATCGAACTGTTTGGAATCACAATTTATGGAACGCCATG gcAACCAAAAGTAGACAATTGGGCATTCAATCTCTCTCGTGGACAACAACTATTGGACAAATGGAACCTGATCCCGGCGGGCGTTGACGTGCTTTTAACTCATACACCTCCACTTG GACACGGCGATATGATGAACAATGGACAGAGAATGGGATGTGCCGAGTTGTTGAACACAGTTTTCAAGCGGGTTCGACCAAAGTATCACGTTTTTGGACACATTCATGAGGGCTACGGATGCACAACTGATGGATATACAAAGTTCATTAACTGCTGCATGtgtaatgaaaatttggatttaaaG aacgagcCAGTAATATTCGATATCCCAGTGCACCCTCACACCAAACAATTCTACAttcaaaatgtgaagaaaattcataaaagattccaaaagaagaaataa
- the T07D4.2 gene encoding UPF0046 protein T07D4.2 (Confirmed by transcript evidence): MFSKSSNRFGTTSIFGDQSIKDEYRNRQRRLSLIGGPISGTSPNRRESLVRELRTVSLHQYTEDPTLAWEMLKEKRPVKPVRQMRLDTPVKPDHVRFVCIGCTHGEQFDISKLPPGDVLLVAGDFTSCGLPNEVHNFNKLLGKLKYSYKVVIGGNHECTFDDTFLKLKQESEPKEMALKQALLSAIHSDSKGGISAKDLLSNAIYLEDNVIELFGITIYGTPWQPKVDNWAFNLSRGQQLLDKWNLIPAGVDVLLTHTPPLGHGDMMNNGQRMGCAELLNTVFKRVRPKYHVFGHIHEGYGCTTDGYTKFINCCMCNENLDLKNEPVIFDIPVHPHTKQFYIQNVKKIHKRFQKKK, from the exons ATGTTCTCCAAGTCGAGCAATCGGTTCGGAACAACTTCTATATTTGGGGATCAGTCTATTAAAGATGAATACCGTAACCGACAGAGACGTCTTTCTCTGATTGGTGGACCTATAAGTGGAACATCTCCAAATCGACGAGAATCACTTGTTCGAGAGTTAAGAACT gtatcTCTTCATCAATACACAGAAGATCCAACACTTGCATGGGAAatgctgaaagaaaaaagaccAGTGAAACCAGTTCGTCAGATGAGACTTGATACTCCAGTAAAACCAGATCATGTGAGATTTGTATGTATTGGATGTACACATGGAGAACAATTTGATATATCAAAACTCCCACCTGGAGATGTTCTCCTCGTGGCTGGAGACTTCACATCATGCGGTCTTCCAAATGAAGTTCACAATTTTAATAAGTTActtggaaaactgaaatactCTTACAAAGTGGTGATAGGTGGAAATCACGAATGCACATTTGacgacacatttttgaaattga AACAAGAGTCTGAACCAAAAGAAATGGCACTGAAACAAGCATTGTTATCAGCAATTCATTCTGATTCAAAGGGTGGAATTTCAGCGAAA gatTTGTTATCAAATGCAATTTATTTGGAGGATAATGTAATCGAACTGTTTGGAATCACAATTTATGGAACGCCATG gcAACCAAAAGTAGACAATTGGGCATTCAATCTCTCTCGTGGACAACAACTATTGGACAAATGGAACCTGATCCCGGCGGGCGTTGACGTGCTTTTAACTCATACACCTCCACTTG GACACGGCGATATGATGAACAATGGACAGAGAATGGGATGTGCCGAGTTGTTGAACACAGTTTTCAAGCGGGTTCGACCAAAGTATCACGTTTTTGGACACATTCATGAGGGCTACGGATGCACAACTGATGGATATACAAAGTTCATTAACTGCTGCATGtgtaatgaaaatttggatttaaaG aacgagcCAGTAATATTCGATATCCCAGTGCACCCTCACACCAAACAATTCTACAttcaaaatgtgaagaaaattcataaaagattccaaaagaagaaataa